A region from the Corylus avellana chromosome ca7, CavTom2PMs-1.0 genome encodes:
- the LOC132186982 gene encoding caffeic acid 3-O-methyltransferase-like, translating to MASLLKSTPITHDSDHGNEDESFSYAIQVASSLVVPMTLQSAVELGVFEILAKAGPGAKLSPTQIVQQMPTKNPEAPTMLDRILRLLATHSLLGCSMAADDSGSLQRLYSLSNVSKHFVCNEDGVSLGPIMALYHDKVSLDSWSHLKDAILEGGGIPFNRAHGMQAFEYAGLEPRFNQLFNAAMFNHTTIVMKNILDSYKGFQQLKQLVDVAGGLGATLNLITSRYPHIKAINFDLPHVIQHAPLYPGVEHVGGDMFESVPKGDAIFMKWILHDWNDEHCLKLLKNCYEATPNDGKVIVVDAVLPIMPEISTSMKSNCQSDAHLLTQCNPGAKERTEAEFIALATKAGFSGIRYESFVCNFWVMEFFK from the exons ATGGCCTCTCTTTTGAAATCGACCCCAATAACTCATGATAGTGATCATGGGAATGAAGACGAGAGCTTCTCGTATGCAATACAGGTGGCGAGCTCCCTTGTGGTGCCCATGACCTTGCAATCAGCCGTGGAGCTTGGTGTTTTTGAAATTCTAGCAAAAGCGGGTCCGGGAGCCAAGCTCTCCCCAACACAGATTGTTCAACAGATGCCAACCAAGAACCCCGAGGCACCCACAATGTTGGACCGTATTCTGAGGTTGCTGGCCACCCATTCTCTGCTTGGTTGCTCTATGGCTGCTGATGACTCTGGATCTTTGCAGAGGCTTTATAGTCTTTCTAATGTGTCTAAACACTTCGTCTGCAACGAAGATGGTGTCTCTTTGGGACCTATCATGGCCTTGTATCACGACAAGGTCAGCTTAGATAGTTG GTCCCATCTGAAAGATGCAATTCTTGAGGGAGGAGGAATTCCATTCAACAGAGCTCATGGCATGCAGGCCTTCGAGTACGCCGGGTTGGAGCCCAGGTTCAACCAGCTTTTCAACGCAGCCATGTTCAACCACACAACCATTGTTATGAAGAACATCCTTGACTCCTACAAAGGCTTCCAGCAACTCAAGCAATTGGTTGATGTTGCCGGCGGTCTAGGAGCCACTCTCAACTTGATCACTTCCAGATACCCCCATATCAAGGCCATTAATTTCGACTTGCCCCATGTCATACAACATGCCCCACTTTATCCTG GTGTGGAACATGTCGGGGGAGACATGTTCGAAAGCGTTCCTAAGGGGGATGCCATTTTTATGAAG TGGATACTCCATGATTGGAATGATGAACATTGCTTGAAGCTGTTGAAGAACTGCTACGAGGCTACACCAAATGATGGAAAGGTGATTGTTGTGGATGCAGTTCTTCCAATTATGCCTGAGATTAGCACTTCTATGAAGAGCAACTGTCAATCGGATGCGCACCTGTTGACTCAATGTAACCCAGGAGCGAAGGAAAGGACGGAAGCTGAATTCATTGCCTTGGCAACCAAAGCAGGGTTTAGTGGCATCAGATATGAATCTTTTGTCTGTAATTTTTGGGTTATGGAGTTCTTCAAGTAG